In Hypanus sabinus isolate sHypSab1 chromosome 10, sHypSab1.hap1, whole genome shotgun sequence, the genomic stretch TACCTCATGTCTCCAACTAAAGCTCTCACTTCCTCTTTCCTCTATGACAAGTGCTGGCTATTCTTTTCCCGATCATGGGAGGAACAGGCTTGGGTCTTTGAAGGTTACCCTCTCACCTGCCCAGTTACAGAGCTGGCTGAGAACCTGTGTGCAACCCACTCcctccaccatccctggcaagtggTAGTACAACTAACAGTCAGCTCTTTCTTATCCTGGCATTCAGATGAATTCAGCTAGATCTCATCCACTCTACACTGGAATCCATCTTTCCTAACAGCTCTTATTCCTTGACCTAAAGATTCATGTTTTTCCAAATGGTGAGAGAGGACACAGAGTAGTCTACTCCCTCTTCCTTATCAGTCATAAACACATTATCAAACATTCTGATCCAACTTTCAGGATTCAGGTCATTCGTTCAGTGGTtgccattgtttttttttgacagGTGCAATGTCTAAGACACACCTACCTTCATCCACAGAATACCTTCGGCATCATCAAGTTAAAACCATCAACTTGGCCTACACTGTGCCTCTTAATTATACAACAGCTCCAACTCTACAAATATTATATTCAGGTGGGCTGGGTCAGTTTTCTGCTTGGATTATCCAATTGTCAAACGGCAGTGGACAATCAATTCTTCCCCTTCCGATCTTCAAGTGCTTTATCAGGTTACCTTGTTCCTGAGCTGCCTGGTTAGCTTCACAAAAGTGACCCCTGTTTCAATCCATTTCAGAGCCACAGCCTGCATGATCGGTTTCCGTAGCCTGGCCCTCCTCAATGACTGGTCAGTGGACTTCTGGCGAGTGTCATACtgcattttaattttcagagtgctaggcagctgcttagaggagcccacgGCCACTGATTATTGGGACAAGGCTTGAGGGGTCaggatatttataaagctttgaaatttgcatcacctggcctttcctaacaatgactgtgaacaagccatatccctaacaagctaattaaggtctgagaccttggtaaaagttatctgagagctcaaatctatTGGGatgtccaaacttttgcatggtgcttctttcctttttttccactctaaaattgtacagaacaaaaataatacactaatcttgcttaaaatgttgaaaagaatgtttcatctttatgcCTTTTAGAAATCCTGTCAtttttttactcgcttagctattcacagtaacagaaattttgaccaggggtgcccaaacttttgcatgccactctaTCTACAACAGCCATTTAACCTTGCACCTGATCGATCATCTACCAGCTCTCAAGGGTCTTGTTATTCAGTTTTGATCTCATTTTGTACCTATATGTTTTTTTGCCTTTGTCTGATTGGAAAGTGAGCAGATGGTACCCAATGTCCCAAGCAAACAGTTCTAcaaaaaataattttctttttcATCTCTCTTTCCCCACCAGCTTGCGGAATTTGGTACACTTGTCTCCTTATGCCTTTTCATTACTTCAATTATTCTGCTTTACTCTTTTCCCTTTACACAAACTTAGTTGTGTATAGTTTATGGCTCTTGGATGCTCATCTTCAACTTTCTTGCACTTCCAAGCCTGTAAGAACCTCATCAAGAGCCCACACATGGGCTCTTTGCTTaaagccataaagccatcaagagCATTCAATATTATTTCTATGATACTAGCTAAATTTCTACAGCGGTAATTGGAATAGAGAATTGAACCAAGATCTAGGAGAACTACCAacaatgaaaattttaaaaaatataattcTATTTCATTTCTCACCAATGCCATCCAACATTTTGTAGATCATAACTTTTTAGCCCATTCTTTCTAagtttcaaagtatatttattgtcactaatcttgcttaaaatgttgaaaaattatacaaccttgagatctgtttgcttacaagcagccacaaagcaagaaacccgaaagaacccaatttaaaaaaataaaaataaagacaaTATCTGATGcgcagagaaagggggagaaaaacacagatcatgcaaacaacagaagcGAGAAAGAACACTCCAAACTAATGTGAGTTCTTAGATCCGAACCCCGGAGCGGTCCTaagcaggcccaaagcctcgttctcagttcatcatattagcgggcaTGGAGCAGAGCAGCCAGAGCAGTCTTCATAGGCTCAGTGCCatagagagaggagtgaacatcacggAAGAGCAAACGATGActttccaatctatctgtgcTAGAAACCAGGCTGTGCCGCAGTGAAATGCAtgggcctagaccaggggtcggcaacccgcagctccagagccgcatgcaactctttcatcaatgtgatgcggctccctgtggctttggaaaataaatgatgagtatttaattaaaatgtattttatgttagtttgttagtttctgaaatgtaattctaactttgaagattatggtgatcttgtccaatctaaataaaatgtgctttttgtcgctattaatatacgtcaccactgtcaatgcctgacacccgccagtgcgcgatttctttaatctttcgatccaaggtaagctaactacggagaattctaaaaaaagaaaagtgactgaagaaaacagaacgtttaatgatacgtgggcagattcatttgctttcactgctgatgagactggtttaccggtatgcttaatatgcaatgagaagctagcaaacaacaaaaagtcaaaagtcgcaagacatttccagaataaacacgcagcctttgctcaaaaatatccggatggagatgagagaaaaaaagccgtttcggaactgatgcggaaggttgattggagcaaaaatcatttcatcaagaagtggatgaagtctggaaaatcaactacatatgctagttttgttgccgctcaggaaatagtcaggcacgggaagcagtttacagatggtgaatatataaaataatctttcattaagatttcagaacatctattcacggactttaaaaacaagagtgaaattgtgcagaaaatcagggatatgcccctctctgcaaagactgtcaaagacagaaccataaaaatggcagaagacttCACAAgccagcaaattaaagacatcagttcagctgtggcctactcaattgcctgtgacgagtctaaagacaaaggtgatattgaacaaatagcgctgttctgcccgtatgtaaactctgccgggccacaggaagaaatgattgagttgatacctctaaaaggccaaagaGGAAAGAGGACAtatgtgaggctgtcttgaattgtttaagagccaaaggattaAAGATCACCCACCTGGTGTctgtagctactgatggggcaccaagtatgacaggagcgcacaagggatttgtggctttactgcagaagtcgctggacagaaagctgctgacttttcactgcatcttgcaccaagaggcactgtgtgctcaaacatttcctccggaatgcacagaagtaatggatgttgtcattcagattgtcaataaaataatggctaaaagtttaaatcactgtcaattccgtttgttactggacgagctggaaagcgcatattctgatctcctgctgcacaacaaagtctgggggctgtcaagaggggaggtgctgaaacgctttgtcgcgtgtctggaagaagtgaaaactttcctgggcagcaaagggctcacctttcctgagctggaacagccagagtggctggaaaagctacacttcatggtagacatgacagcgcacctgagcacactgaaaacagctcttcaggggaaaggacgtacagccctgcacatgttggaggatgttttggcattcgagcgcaagttgacagtgcttgccagagatttacagaaaggcacattgtctcgcttccccaatttgagagagttcaaacaagctcacgacatgataaactcggagtatttacattctgcaatcatcgcaaagcaaacatcgtttgggaaacgcttctgtgagttcagagaggaaaaaaacacattatccttcccggtcactcccttaagcatcgatccttccctactgaatacgactgcattggcaggagtgagtcaacctgatcttgagatggaactggccaacatagccgacaaagacacatgggtgtccaagtttagacgcttgacagcagaccttgaagatgttgcccgtcagaaggccgttcttgctcagaatcacaaatggagtgatattgaaaacctccgtaaaccggacaaacttgtgttcgaaacatggaatgctatccccaacatttatgtaaacattaaaaagtatgcgcttggagtcctgtccatctttggatccacatatgtatgtgaacaggtgttctccaacatgaactttattaaaaacaaatatcgtgcacgcctcacagatgacagcttgcgatcctgtgtaaagatgaaggtgatgtcatacagccctgatgtgcagacactgtacgctgaggtccaggagcagaaatcccattaaccaagtatgataaatattttaattgcctattattttacgtatattcatattttttcattgttcagtaaaatagtccttttatttttcaggttgacagctggctgacgttatttttggtttgctgctggtggataatttaagtttggcgtttttcataaatacaagaaggactcaaatagacattgagtatgttacttaaaagtaaccttcaacccaacgtctttttttcggagttcaaaatgtttttgttgcatgcagtaatgtaatttcgttttctctgcaggagttcatcgatttcataaatgcaacacattatagtttgtttatacatagcataaaggcaaaaaaacgttgtatgcagtgttatttcattttaaatgtcaaacgggttttgtggctcccagtgttttcttttctgtaggaaacaggtccaaatggctctttcagtggtaaagcttgccgacccctggcctagaccaTACTGCCCAGTGACTCACTCCAGGCCCAGATTCTGCCACCCAGCCCAGAACTGCTCTTGACTTCTCCAAATCAGTCCGGCGCAGAAAGATCCAACCTTGCGACCGGGCCGATTATACAGGCATTAGAACTCCTCTGTCTCGAGTTCTCCTCTCTGGGTGGCTCACTCCATCTGTGTCGATTCTGCCACATTCCAGCACGGTTCATTGCTCGAATTTGTTTCACCTTCACTCACCTCTACATGAATTTACCACAATTTGTttcagaaaaggtgttattaGTAATACTTTAATCAAaattttaaactaatatggcagggagatgggaacccacacagaaaagaagagggaagtgatgcagagaccaaagctagaTTTGGTGAAGAGAAAAGAGTAGAGTGCgtaaaagtaaaaagcaaaaatcgCAAAGGTCATTAGATTCTAAAAGGACGatgagtataagggcactttatctaaatgcctgtagtattagaaacaaggttagtgaacttgtggcacagatcagtaacaaggcatatgatttagtggccattacagaaacctagTTGCAAGGcggagatgactgggaattaaacatccaagggtatcaggtaatacagaaAGATAGGCTGGAAGGCAAAGGAGGTGTGGTGGCGGTCTTGATTAAGAATGAGATCAGGACGATTGTGAGAGACGACATAAGATCTacagagcagaatgttgagtccatctgggtaaagattaagaatagtaaagggaaaaagtcACTGGTTGGtcttgtctataggccacctaataaaaatattgcaatggcagaggcgattaaccaagaaataGCTGAGGCTTGTAAAAACAGAACTGCAGTTGTCATGGGGAATTTTAACTTCcgcatagattgggtgaatcattttggtcaaggaagtcttgaggacGACTTCACAGAATACAgctgtgatggctttcttgagcagtatgttagtgaacctacaagggaaaatgctgTCTTAGATCgaatcctgtgcaatgagacaggtaagattaatgatcttgtagtcagggatcctttTGGAAAGAgagatcatagtatgattgaatttcgcaTACACGTGGAgaatgaaatagttagatctaaactAGTGTATTATCCTTGAATAAaggagactacaacaggatgagggaggagttggctaatgaggattgggagcacaggctatttggtaggacagttgaggaacagtggaatactttcaaagagatttttcacagtgctcaacaaaagtatattccggtcaaaagcaaggacagtaagtgtggggagatccagccttggataactaaggaaataaaagatagtatcaagttaaaagctcatgtgtacaaagtcgcaaagagtagtgggagactggaggattgggagaactttaaaaagcaacaaagaacaactaaacaagaaataaggaaagggaagatagagtatgaaagtaaattagcacaaaatataaaaacagcaaaagtttttataaatatataaagtggaagaCAGTGGCTAAAGttaatgtaggtcccttggaagacgagaagggaaattgatattgggttataaggaaatggctgaggcattgaacgactattttgtgtcggtcttcaagATCAAGGACACATCTAATATGCCACAGAAtgatgttatggacgaaatgggaggtgaggacctcgataaaatcactgtcactaaagagatagtgatgagcaaactagagggtgtgaaggtagttaagtcccctggtcctgatgggatgcatcccagggtgctgagggaattggcggaggttatagtagacgtgttggtaatcatttatcgaaaatctctagactctgggcaggtcctgtcggattggaagacagcaaatatcacgccacttttttaaaaaggacataggcaaaagatggacaaacataggccagttagcttaccATCTACAGTtggaaaaatgcttgaagctgtcattaaagaagatatagcaaaacatttagaaaggagtggttccattagacagatacagaatggattcagaaagggcaggtcctgtttgacaaacttactggagttctttgaggacataatgagtgcagtagatagaggggaacaggtggatgttttatacttggacttccagaaggcgttcaataaggtgctgcacaagagacttataaataagacaGGGATACATGGAGTctgaggaagtgtattggcatggatagtggattggttaatggatagaaggcagagagttggtataaataggtgtttctccggttggcagtcgatggtgagtggggtgccgcaaggctcggtgctgggcctgcagccgtttaccatttacattgatgatttggaagaaggGACTGAgcgtagtgtagcaaaatttgctgatgacactaaactgagtggaaaagcaaattgtacagaggatgtggcgAGGCTGCAGAGGgatacagataggttaagtgagtgggccaaggtctggcagatggaatataacgttggtaaatgtgagatcatccactttggaaggaagaatagaagagaagattattatttaaatggtgaaagattgcagcatgctgttgtgcagagggacttgggagtgcttgttcatgaatcgcaaaaagttggcttgcaggtataaCAGGTTATTAaggtggcaaatggaatgttggccttcattgctagagggattaaattcaagagcaggggagatcatgctgcaactatacagggcactggtgaggttgcacctggagtactgcgtgcagttctggtctccatacttcaggaaggatatactggctttggaggcagtgcagaggagggtcaccaagttgattccagagatgaaggggttaacctgtgaggagagattgagtcacctgggactatattctctggaattcagaagaatgagaggggatcttatagaaacatacaaaattttgaaagggatggataagatagtaggaaagttgttcCCATAGGTCgataagactagaactaggggacattgcctcaagatacAGGGGaggagatttaggatggagatgaggagaaactgtttttcccagagagtggtgaatctgtggaattctctgcccagggaagcagatgaggcttcttcactaaatatatttaagatacagttggatagattttttacatagtaagggaattaagggttatggggaaaaggcaggtagatggagctgagtttacagacagatcagccatgatcttattgaatggcaggacaggctcgatgggccggatggcctactcctgctcctatttcttatgttcttatgaatttCTTGTCTTTAAGAACTGTATACGTTCGGTAGCATCGTCTTAAATCTGAAGAATCTTCCAAGAGGTTGTTTACATATTCTTGTAAACACCTCCATGGAAAAATTAAAACTTGCATCATTATATCTCCAAGATGTGGATGCTTCCTACAAACAAGCTATTAAATGACTTTAAGTGAAAAATAAGAAGAGCTCGATTGATGACACAGGCATGGTATTCTGAAACACGAGTaactctgtacacagtattacaaatTCTAAATCTTATGCTTTAAACCTAAATTCTCCTAAATCAAGTGACTCATCTACACCAGCACTGTCCTGGCACAAAATAAATATTACAAGGAAATCAGTGGGATGGAAAGAGTGATACAGAAACACACAGCTGTGGGGACACATAGAAATGAAATAATACTTCAGAAAGAACTAGCAAGACATTGGCTTAAGATGTGAGATCTCTGGaaaataatacaaaaaaagaaagtCAAGGTACACTGGTTTCATTACAAAAGCATTTAGGAGAACTACAGATCTGCTGAAAGAAACTACATATAGTTCACTTTATCAAGCCTGCTGGAGGCAGCTCAATGTGGTTCATTCACATCAAATTAATTTTAATATCTGCAGTAAAATGTGGCAGCTAGTTAGAGCGAGGAAATTTTCTTATAAATAACCATGGGCAAAATACCAATTGATATAATTTTGGTGGAGTTATTTGAAAATGTACTGACACTTTCTGATATAGAATGTAAAcagaaaacttcttcacccagagagtggtgaatctgtggaattctctgccacaggaaacagttgaggctggttcattggctatatttaagagggagttagatatggcccttgtggctaaagggatcagggggtatggagagaaagcaggtacagggttctgagttggatgatcagccatgatcatactgaatggcagtgcaggctcgaagggctgaatggcccactcctgcacctgttttctatgtttctatgtttggaaGAACTTAGCATGTCAGACAGAGAGTACCACCTCACTACTGTGAGTAGTAGAGAGGTGGTACCCTCTTTCCACCATTTGCACAGGGATTCTGTAAATGACCATAAGGTTCTCGATACTCTCCTGAAAGCAATGTGAttcaagatggcggcacgacacagcttgcagcggccactccggagctgatacaTTATTTGCTAAGCgggggtgccatgcgcaatcctaatctaataaaaaaacggacgtgggagcatggagcacggagcacggaggaacatctggaaatctccaggaaggtcCTCTTCATTCCTGCTGCTGCgcggtccgggtctctgctgagaagaacaggtccCCAGTCCTCGGGGGTCACGTTGCCAGTGGCCGTTGGCAGAGGCGTCTtatacactcggcagaggatggtgctcggagaagctgtgccggaggggatggtcggaggctcggaggttcgacggacttggaTTCCGCTGAAGTCGGGGCTCTTTCACTGTGCGTTGCGTCTGCAAGGcggggtttgacggagctttcactgtgtgctgtgtctgtgaggctgggtttgacggagctttcattgtgtgctacgtctgcgaggctgagtccagcaccgtggaagtccatagcgggggtattcccttctgccgtctgcatgggatgatgagtctatcagacttgtggaaactgtgtggtggtttctttcgaacttatagtcttttaacatctttggactatttttaccgtgcccatggtctgttttttttatcaaattatggtattgtttgcaccattgtaactatatgttgcaactatgtggttttgtgtgggtcttgtagctttagtttttggtcttgttttgtctggtggaattggagctcctttccggggtaCGTGCTAGATTGTAGCATGatgttaatacgcagcagcctctccggactctggat encodes the following:
- the LOC132400922 gene encoding general transcription factor II-I repeat domain-containing protein 2A-like isoform X1, giving the protein MTGAHKGFVALLQKSLDRKLLTFHCILHQEALCAQTFPPECTEVMDVVIQIVNKIMAKSLNHCQFRLLLDELESAYSDLLLHNKVWGLSRGEVLKRFVACLEEVKTFLGSKGLTFPELEQPEWLEKLHFMVDMTAHLSTLKTALQGKGRTALHMLEDVLAFERKLTVLARDLQKGTLSRFPNLREFKQAHDMINSEYLHSAIIAKQTSFGKRFCEFREEKNTLSFPVTPLSIDPSLLNTTALAGVSQPDLEMELANIADKDTWVSKFRRLTADLEDVARQKAVLAQNHKWSDIENLRKPDKLVFETWNAIPNIYVNIKKYALGVLSIFGSTYVCEQVFSNMNFIKNKYRARLTDDSLRSCVKMKVMSYSPDVQTLYAEVQEQKSH